The following are from one region of the Stigmatella ashevillena genome:
- a CDS encoding SPFH domain-containing protein: MTFLTLVLILLAVGAGIAIVTGLRTVPQAKVMVVERLGKFHHVAHSGLNILIPFVDSPRAIEMRTGNRYLRSNTVDLREQVMGFDTVQVITHDNVTMEVGSVIYYQIIDPAKTLYQVENLALAIEQLTMTNLRNIMGGLTLDQTLTSRETVNTKLRMVLDEATEKWGVKVTRVELREIEPPQAIKDAMAKQMTAERERRAEVTKAEGDKSAAILQAEGEKISRILRAEAERDAEVARAEGHKRAVVLEAEGKAEATRLVFEAVHAGRATPEILALRYLETLQELGKGDNKVFVPYEASAALGSVGMLKELFAKEGSTAPVSKPAPSASALSAQALARTVGQPQAQPVRRGSLPAQDE, encoded by the coding sequence ATGACGTTTTTGACCCTGGTACTCATCCTCCTGGCCGTGGGGGCGGGCATTGCCATCGTCACCGGGCTGAGAACAGTTCCTCAGGCGAAGGTCATGGTGGTGGAGCGGCTGGGGAAGTTTCACCACGTGGCCCACAGTGGCCTGAACATCCTCATCCCCTTCGTGGACAGCCCCCGCGCCATCGAGATGCGCACGGGCAACCGCTATCTGCGCAGCAACACGGTGGACTTGCGCGAGCAGGTCATGGGCTTCGACACCGTGCAGGTCATCACCCATGACAACGTGACCATGGAGGTGGGCTCGGTCATCTATTACCAGATCATCGATCCGGCGAAGACGCTCTACCAGGTGGAGAACCTGGCGCTGGCCATCGAGCAACTGACGATGACGAACCTGCGCAACATCATGGGCGGGCTGACGCTGGATCAGACGCTGACCAGCCGCGAGACGGTGAACACCAAGCTGCGCATGGTGCTGGACGAGGCCACGGAGAAGTGGGGCGTGAAGGTGACGCGCGTGGAGCTGCGCGAGATCGAACCCCCGCAGGCCATCAAGGACGCGATGGCCAAGCAGATGACGGCCGAGCGCGAGCGCCGCGCCGAGGTGACGAAGGCCGAGGGCGACAAGTCCGCAGCCATTCTCCAGGCGGAAGGCGAGAAGATCTCCCGCATCCTGCGCGCCGAGGCAGAACGCGACGCGGAAGTCGCCCGGGCCGAGGGCCACAAGCGCGCGGTGGTGCTGGAGGCGGAGGGAAAGGCCGAGGCCACGCGGCTGGTGTTCGAGGCGGTGCACGCTGGACGGGCCACGCCGGAGATCCTGGCGCTGCGCTACCTGGAGACGCTGCAGGAGTTGGGCAAGGGGGACAACAAGGTGTTCGTCCCCTACGAGGCCTCAGCAGCCCTGGGCAGCGTGGGCATGCTCAAGGAACTGTTCGCCAAGGAGGGCTCCACTGCCCCAGTCAGCAAGCCAGCCCCTTCTGCCTCGGCGCTGAGCGCCCAGGCCCTCGCGCGCACCGTGGGTCAGCCACAGGCTCAGCCGGTGCGCCGCGGCTCCTTGCCGGCCCAGGACGAGTAG
- a CDS encoding NfeD family protein, which yields MDLTPTAWQLWLVAALVFGALEIKLSGFVTLWFAVGALVAALASVLGLGIDGQLLLFTLVCGALFAASRTLFKEAFMRSATPLRTGVEAMLGQDAVVTEVVQDPHGGTVRINGELWAARSLSGTLGEGERVTVEQVEGLKLWVRRPTARQEVLLQKKEGA from the coding sequence ATGGACCTGACCCCTACCGCCTGGCAGCTCTGGCTCGTCGCGGCGCTCGTCTTTGGTGCCTTGGAGATCAAACTCTCGGGCTTCGTGACGTTGTGGTTCGCCGTCGGCGCGCTCGTGGCCGCGCTCGCCTCGGTGCTGGGGTTGGGCATCGATGGACAACTGTTGCTCTTCACCCTTGTGTGCGGTGCGCTCTTCGCTGCTTCGCGCACCCTCTTCAAGGAGGCGTTCATGCGCTCGGCGACCCCCTTGCGGACGGGGGTGGAAGCCATGCTGGGCCAGGACGCGGTCGTGACCGAGGTCGTCCAGGATCCCCATGGCGGTACAGTGCGGATCAACGGTGAGTTGTGGGCGGCGCGGTCTCTCTCGGGCACATTGGGCGAGGGCGAGCGCGTCACCGTCGAGCAGGTCGAAGGATTGAAGCTGTGGGTGCGGCGCCCGACGGCGCGGCAAGAAGTTCTCCTCCAGAAGAAAGAAGGGGCGTGA
- a CDS encoding ATP-binding cassette domain-containing protein translates to MPSLRAHGVSFAFLDAVPLLTGVEFHLSPGWTGLVGANGAGKSTLLRLLAGELTPTEGHLQLEPRTPLIRFCPQGVEALTEDITAFAESWEAVARRVLGQLGLEASALERWPTLSPGERKRWQVGAALASEPDVLLLDEPTNHLDAEAREWLISALRRFRGIGILVSHDRVLLETLTSHTLRVHAGSAQLWTGAYAAARQSWEAEREGQVAARQQAQEAHKRVRQQLDQARREQQAANAARNAGRRMKDKNDNDARSMGAKVVAGWAENHAGRRVGVLRDEAERAAEAIGEFQADKTLGRSVFVDYVRSPNPWLFTLEDYTLRAGEVELLGPVSLGVGRDSRIRIEGPNGAGKTTLLRALLEHSRVPQERVLYLPQDVSPEEGREALETVRELPPEERGRVLSLVSALGVDPERLLASEQPSPGEARKLLIARGLGQHAWALVLDEPTNHLDLPSIERLEVALANYPGALLLVTHDTHFARQCTTERWLVEGGQISSSN, encoded by the coding sequence ATGCCGTCCCTACGTGCTCATGGCGTGTCTTTCGCCTTTTTGGATGCTGTTCCCCTGCTGACCGGAGTGGAGTTTCACCTCTCGCCTGGCTGGACGGGCCTCGTCGGTGCCAACGGCGCTGGCAAGTCCACGCTCCTGCGCTTGCTGGCCGGAGAGCTCACACCCACCGAAGGTCATCTTCAACTCGAGCCTCGCACGCCCCTCATCCGCTTCTGTCCCCAAGGCGTCGAGGCGCTGACGGAGGACATCACCGCCTTTGCGGAGTCCTGGGAGGCGGTGGCGCGGCGGGTGCTCGGGCAACTCGGGCTGGAGGCCAGCGCACTCGAGCGCTGGCCCACCTTGTCTCCCGGTGAGCGCAAGCGCTGGCAAGTGGGCGCGGCACTGGCGAGCGAGCCCGATGTGCTGCTGCTCGACGAGCCCACCAACCACCTGGATGCCGAGGCACGCGAGTGGCTCATCTCCGCGCTGCGCCGGTTCCGTGGCATCGGCATTCTTGTGTCCCATGACCGGGTGTTGCTGGAGACGCTGACCTCCCACACGCTGCGCGTCCACGCGGGCAGTGCCCAGCTCTGGACCGGGGCCTACGCCGCCGCCCGCCAGTCTTGGGAGGCCGAGCGCGAGGGGCAGGTCGCGGCCCGGCAGCAGGCGCAGGAGGCCCACAAGCGTGTGCGCCAACAGCTTGACCAGGCCCGCCGGGAGCAGCAGGCCGCCAACGCCGCTCGCAACGCCGGCCGGCGGATGAAGGACAAGAACGACAATGACGCGCGCTCCATGGGTGCCAAGGTCGTCGCGGGCTGGGCGGAGAACCATGCCGGCCGTCGCGTGGGGGTGCTAAGGGACGAGGCGGAGCGGGCCGCCGAGGCCATCGGCGAGTTCCAAGCCGACAAGACGCTGGGGCGCTCGGTCTTCGTGGACTACGTGCGCTCACCCAACCCGTGGCTGTTCACTTTGGAGGACTACACCCTGCGCGCGGGGGAGGTGGAACTGCTGGGTCCTGTGAGCCTCGGCGTGGGACGCGACAGCCGCATCCGCATCGAGGGGCCCAACGGGGCGGGCAAGACGACCCTGCTGCGGGCCCTGCTGGAACACTCCCGGGTTCCCCAAGAGCGGGTGCTCTACCTGCCTCAGGACGTGAGCCCGGAGGAAGGCCGGGAAGCATTGGAGACCGTGCGGGAGCTTCCCCCCGAAGAGCGTGGGCGGGTGCTGTCCCTGGTCTCCGCGCTGGGGGTGGATCCCGAGCGGTTGCTGGCTTCGGAACAACCCTCTCCGGGCGAGGCGCGCAAGCTGCTGATCGCCCGGGGGCTGGGGCAACATGCCTGGGCGCTGGTGCTGGACGAGCCCACCAACCATCTGGACTTGCCCTCCATCGAACGCTTGGAAGTGGCGCTGGCCAATTACCCGGGAGCCCTGCTGCTGGTGACGCACGACACCCACTTCGCACGCCAGTGCACCACAGAGCGGTGGCTCGTGGAGGGAGGCCAGATCTCCAGCTCGAATTAA